A single genomic interval of Rhea pennata isolate bPtePen1 chromosome 5, bPtePen1.pri, whole genome shotgun sequence harbors:
- the FADD gene encoding FAS-associated death domain protein, producing MDPFLTLLHSFSSSLSESELSDLKFLCQNKIGKRKLESVRSGRELFSLLLEQRDIAADDVGFLETLLRAVKREDLMVRLEQFVEGGEGNAADQPDVNEKRLQKAAIEVICENVGRDWKMLMRSLGFSEVRMDRIVSAYPFNLHEQLIQSLREWQKWKGKDAKVADLIKALRSCSMNLVADRVEQKLLQMKTETK from the exons ATGGATCCGTTTCTGACTCTGCTGCACTCGTTTTCCTCGAGCCTGTCCGAGAGCGAGCTCTCCGACCTGAAATTCCTGTGCCAGAACAAGATCGGCAAGAGGAAGCTGGAGTCCGTGCGGAGCGGCAGGGAGCTCTTCAGCTTGCTCCTCGAGCAGCGGGACATCGCCGCCGACGACGTCGGCTTCCTGGAGACCTTGCTGCGGGCCGTCAAGCGGGAGGACCTGATGGTGCGGCTGGAGCAGTTcgtggagggaggggaaggcaaCGCTGCCGATCAGCCAGACGTCAATGAAAAGC gTCTGCAGAAAGCAGCCATTGAAGTCATATGTGAAAATGTTGGGAGAGACTGGAAAATGCTGATGCGAAGTCTTGGCTTTTCTGAAGTGCGAATGGACAGAATTGTGTCAGCCTATCCATTTAACTTGCATGAACAATTGATTCAGTCGCTTCGAGAATGGCAGAAGTGGAAGGGAAAAGATGCAAAGGTTGCTGACCTAATAAAAGCTCTTCGGAGTTGTAGTATGAATCTGGTGGCTGACAGAGTCGAACAGAAACTCCTGCAAATGAAGACTGAAACCAAGTGA